Proteins from a genomic interval of Lathamus discolor isolate bLatDis1 chromosome 11, bLatDis1.hap1, whole genome shotgun sequence:
- the PIGU gene encoding phosphatidylinositol glycan anchor biosynthesis class U protein isoform X2 — protein MAAPLVLVVLVAVTLRAALYRSSLAAFISERVEVSSPLNAWKRVVEGLALLDLGVSPYSGAVFHETPLIIYLFHFLIEYAELVFMITDVLTAVALYLAIQEFNKVVFKKQKLLIELDKYAPDVAELIQTPMEMHYIPLKVALFYLLNPYTVMSCVAKSTCAINNTVIAFFILATIKGSAFLSTLFLALATYQSLYPLTLFAPALLYLLQRQFIPIKLKSKSFQLYTMQYGALYLCNLGVIICLSFFLLNSWDFIPSVYGFMEHPVFFMFVQIAIISIFKSYPTVGDVALYMAFLPVWNHLYRFLRNTFILSCVLIVCSLLFPVLWHLWIYAGSANSNFYYAITLTFNIGQILLVSDYFYAFLRREYYLTHGLHLTRPDGTEAMLVLK, from the exons ATGGCGGCTCCGCTGGTGCTCGTGGTGCTGGTGGCCGTGACGCTCCGCGCCGCGCTCTACCGCTCCAGCCTCGCCGCCTTCATCTCCGAGCGGGTCGAGGTGTCGTCCCCGCTGAACGCCTGGAAGCGAG tggTTGAAGGACTAGCTCTGCTGGATTTAGGGGTCTCGCCATACTCTGGGGCTGTCTTCCATGAG ACCCCGCTGATTATATATCTCTTTCACTTCCTGATTGAGTATGCTGAATTGGTGTTCATG ATAACCGATGTGCTCACTGCTGTTGCCCTTTACTTGGCCATCCAGGAATTCAACAAAGTTGTG ttcaaaaagcaaaagctccTGATAGAACTGGATAAATATGCACCGGATGTGGCTGAACTCATCCAGACGCCCATGGAAATGCACTACATCCCCCTCAAGGTAGCACTATT ctatCTATTAAACCCCTACACTGTGATGTCTTGTGTGGCAAAGTCCACCTGCGCCATCAACAATACTGTCATTGCATTCTTCATTTTAGCCACAATAAAAG gtAGTGCCTTCCTCAGTACTCTGTTCCTGGCCTTAGCAACGTACCAGTCACTCTACCCTCTCACACTGTTTGCTCCAGCACTCCTTTATCTTCTACAG CGTCAGTTCATACCAatcaaactgaaaagcaaaagcttccaGCTCTACACCATGCAGTATGGGGCCCTGTACCTGTGCAACCTGGGGGTGATCATCTgcctctccttcttcctcctcaacTCCTGGGATTTTATCCCCTCTGTTTACGGGTTTAT GGAGCACCCTGTGTTCTTCATGTTTGTCCAGATCGCAATCATTTCCATCTTCAAGTCCTATCCCACTGTGGGAGATGTTGCACTGTACATGGCCTTCCTTCCCGTCTGGAACCACCTTTACAGAT tCCTCCGGAACACCTTCATCCTGTCTTGTGTGCTCATTGTCTGCTCCCTCCTGTTCCCTGTTCTGTGGCATCTATGGATTTATGCAGGAAGTGCCAACTCCAATTTTTATTACGCCATCACGCTGACTTTCAACATAGGGCAG ATCCTGCTCGTCTCGGACTATTTCTATGCCTTCCTCCGGCGGGAATACTACCTCACTCATGGACTCCATTTGACAAGGCCAGATGGGACAGAAGCCATGCTTGTTTTGAAGTAA
- the PIGU gene encoding phosphatidylinositol glycan anchor biosynthesis class U protein isoform X1, producing MAAPLVLVVLVAVTLRAALYRSSLAAFISERVEVSSPLNAWKRVVEGLALLDLGVSPYSGAVFHETPLIIYLFHFLIEYAELVFMITDVLTAVALYLAIQEFNKVVFKKQKLLIELDKYAPDVAELIQTPMEMHYIPLKVALFYLLNPYTVMSCVAKSTCAINNTVIAFFILATIKGSAFLSTLFLALATYQSLYPLTLFAPALLYLLQRQFIPIKLKSKSFQLYTMQYGALYLCNLGVIICLSFFLLNSWDFIPSVYGFILSVPDLTPNIGLFWYFFAEMFEHFSLFFVCVFQINVFFYTIPLAIKLKEHPVFFMFVQIAIISIFKSYPTVGDVALYMAFLPVWNHLYRFLRNTFILSCVLIVCSLLFPVLWHLWIYAGSANSNFYYAITLTFNIGQILLVSDYFYAFLRREYYLTHGLHLTRPDGTEAMLVLK from the exons ATGGCGGCTCCGCTGGTGCTCGTGGTGCTGGTGGCCGTGACGCTCCGCGCCGCGCTCTACCGCTCCAGCCTCGCCGCCTTCATCTCCGAGCGGGTCGAGGTGTCGTCCCCGCTGAACGCCTGGAAGCGAG tggTTGAAGGACTAGCTCTGCTGGATTTAGGGGTCTCGCCATACTCTGGGGCTGTCTTCCATGAG ACCCCGCTGATTATATATCTCTTTCACTTCCTGATTGAGTATGCTGAATTGGTGTTCATG ATAACCGATGTGCTCACTGCTGTTGCCCTTTACTTGGCCATCCAGGAATTCAACAAAGTTGTG ttcaaaaagcaaaagctccTGATAGAACTGGATAAATATGCACCGGATGTGGCTGAACTCATCCAGACGCCCATGGAAATGCACTACATCCCCCTCAAGGTAGCACTATT ctatCTATTAAACCCCTACACTGTGATGTCTTGTGTGGCAAAGTCCACCTGCGCCATCAACAATACTGTCATTGCATTCTTCATTTTAGCCACAATAAAAG gtAGTGCCTTCCTCAGTACTCTGTTCCTGGCCTTAGCAACGTACCAGTCACTCTACCCTCTCACACTGTTTGCTCCAGCACTCCTTTATCTTCTACAG CGTCAGTTCATACCAatcaaactgaaaagcaaaagcttccaGCTCTACACCATGCAGTATGGGGCCCTGTACCTGTGCAACCTGGGGGTGATCATCTgcctctccttcttcctcctcaacTCCTGGGATTTTATCCCCTCTGTTTACGGGTTTAT CCTTTCTGTTCCAGATCTGACACCCAATATTGGCCTTTTCTGGTACTTctttgcagagatgtttgaaCACTTTAGTCTTTTCTTCGTATGCGTCTTTCAAATCAATGTGTTCTTCTACACCATTCCCTTGGCGATAAAGCTAAA GGAGCACCCTGTGTTCTTCATGTTTGTCCAGATCGCAATCATTTCCATCTTCAAGTCCTATCCCACTGTGGGAGATGTTGCACTGTACATGGCCTTCCTTCCCGTCTGGAACCACCTTTACAGAT tCCTCCGGAACACCTTCATCCTGTCTTGTGTGCTCATTGTCTGCTCCCTCCTGTTCCCTGTTCTGTGGCATCTATGGATTTATGCAGGAAGTGCCAACTCCAATTTTTATTACGCCATCACGCTGACTTTCAACATAGGGCAG ATCCTGCTCGTCTCGGACTATTTCTATGCCTTCCTCCGGCGGGAATACTACCTCACTCATGGACTCCATTTGACAAGGCCAGATGGGACAGAAGCCATGCTTGTTTTGAAGTAA
- the PIGU gene encoding phosphatidylinositol glycan anchor biosynthesis class U protein isoform X3, producing MITDVLTAVALYLAIQEFNKVVFKKQKLLIELDKYAPDVAELIQTPMEMHYIPLKVALFYLLNPYTVMSCVAKSTCAINNTVIAFFILATIKGSAFLSTLFLALATYQSLYPLTLFAPALLYLLQRQFIPIKLKSKSFQLYTMQYGALYLCNLGVIICLSFFLLNSWDFIPSVYGFILSVPDLTPNIGLFWYFFAEMFEHFSLFFVCVFQINVFFYTIPLAIKLKEHPVFFMFVQIAIISIFKSYPTVGDVALYMAFLPVWNHLYRFLRNTFILSCVLIVCSLLFPVLWHLWIYAGSANSNFYYAITLTFNIGQILLVSDYFYAFLRREYYLTHGLHLTRPDGTEAMLVLK from the exons ATG ATAACCGATGTGCTCACTGCTGTTGCCCTTTACTTGGCCATCCAGGAATTCAACAAAGTTGTG ttcaaaaagcaaaagctccTGATAGAACTGGATAAATATGCACCGGATGTGGCTGAACTCATCCAGACGCCCATGGAAATGCACTACATCCCCCTCAAGGTAGCACTATT ctatCTATTAAACCCCTACACTGTGATGTCTTGTGTGGCAAAGTCCACCTGCGCCATCAACAATACTGTCATTGCATTCTTCATTTTAGCCACAATAAAAG gtAGTGCCTTCCTCAGTACTCTGTTCCTGGCCTTAGCAACGTACCAGTCACTCTACCCTCTCACACTGTTTGCTCCAGCACTCCTTTATCTTCTACAG CGTCAGTTCATACCAatcaaactgaaaagcaaaagcttccaGCTCTACACCATGCAGTATGGGGCCCTGTACCTGTGCAACCTGGGGGTGATCATCTgcctctccttcttcctcctcaacTCCTGGGATTTTATCCCCTCTGTTTACGGGTTTAT CCTTTCTGTTCCAGATCTGACACCCAATATTGGCCTTTTCTGGTACTTctttgcagagatgtttgaaCACTTTAGTCTTTTCTTCGTATGCGTCTTTCAAATCAATGTGTTCTTCTACACCATTCCCTTGGCGATAAAGCTAAA GGAGCACCCTGTGTTCTTCATGTTTGTCCAGATCGCAATCATTTCCATCTTCAAGTCCTATCCCACTGTGGGAGATGTTGCACTGTACATGGCCTTCCTTCCCGTCTGGAACCACCTTTACAGAT tCCTCCGGAACACCTTCATCCTGTCTTGTGTGCTCATTGTCTGCTCCCTCCTGTTCCCTGTTCTGTGGCATCTATGGATTTATGCAGGAAGTGCCAACTCCAATTTTTATTACGCCATCACGCTGACTTTCAACATAGGGCAG ATCCTGCTCGTCTCGGACTATTTCTATGCCTTCCTCCGGCGGGAATACTACCTCACTCATGGACTCCATTTGACAAGGCCAGATGGGACAGAAGCCATGCTTGTTTTGAAGTAA